In Blattabacterium cuenoti, the following proteins share a genomic window:
- the argC gene encoding N-acetyl-gamma-glutamyl-phosphate reductase encodes MIEIGIIGGAGYTAGELIRLMIHHPKTSIKNIVSKSHSGELIHLVHQDLLGEMKNVKFNRDLSKKIDIVFLCSGHGESRKELNNISENIKVIDLSQDFRIKIQSVFNNRNFVYGLPEWQKERIKKSHNIANPGCFATAILLAILPLAKNKLLKKNIHISAITGSTGSGRKLNDTNHFSWRNNNISAYKIFQHQHLQEIEQTIHQVQNNFYSKIYFVPYRGNFSRGIITTLYTHSVLSLEKNQEIYKEYYKNHPFVKISDINIDIKQVINTNKCILYLIKEKDQLIVISIIDNLIKGASGQAVQNMNLMFDLDETCGLRLKSVRF; translated from the coding sequence ATGATTGAAATAGGAATTATAGGAGGGGCTGGATACACTGCTGGAGAATTGATTAGATTGATGATTCATCATCCAAAAACTAGTATTAAAAATATAGTTAGCAAAAGTCATTCAGGAGAATTAATTCATTTGGTTCATCAAGATTTATTAGGAGAAATGAAAAATGTAAAGTTCAACCGTGATTTAAGCAAAAAAATAGATATTGTATTTCTTTGTTCTGGACATGGAGAATCTAGAAAAGAATTGAATAATATATCAGAAAATATAAAAGTGATTGATTTGAGTCAAGATTTCAGAATCAAAATTCAATCCGTTTTTAACAATAGAAATTTTGTCTATGGATTACCAGAATGGCAAAAAGAAAGAATTAAGAAATCTCATAATATAGCCAATCCTGGATGTTTTGCCACAGCTATTCTTTTAGCTATTTTGCCATTAGCTAAAAATAAATTATTAAAAAAAAATATTCATATTAGCGCCATAACAGGTTCTACAGGATCTGGAAGAAAACTGAATGATACTAATCATTTTAGTTGGAGAAATAACAATATTTCTGCTTATAAAATTTTTCAACATCAGCATTTGCAGGAAATTGAACAAACTATTCATCAAGTACAAAACAATTTTTATTCTAAAATTTATTTTGTACCTTACAGAGGTAATTTTTCTAGAGGAATTATAACGACTTTATATACTCATTCTGTTCTTTCTTTGGAAAAGAATCAAGAAATATATAAAGAATATTATAAAAATCATCCATTTGTAAAGATTTCTGATATCAATATTGATATTAAACAAGTGATCAATACTAATAAATGTATTTTATATCTTATTAAAGAGAAAGATCAATTGATTGTTATAAGCATTATAGATAATCTTATAAAAGGAGCTTCTGGTCAAGCCGTACAAAATATGAATCTTATGTTTGATTTAGATGAAACTTGTGGTTTAAGATTAAAATCCGTTCGTTTTTAA
- a CDS encoding argininosuccinate synthase domain-containing protein: protein MKIKVRVSHEEDTKYAFLICEKIKESAKIRGTGIAKKDPEYIKSKMIHGNAVIAFFDEKLAGFSYLETFQNEEFVVNSGLIVFPEFRKQGLAKIIKIEIFKLSREKFPNSKIFSITTSNPVIKINTELGFKPVSFSELTHSEKFWKGCQSCANFDILTRNQRKMCLCTGLLYNPYMNKNNKKDKSSLSTGDKIVLAYSGGLDTSYCLKYLIQEKKYEVHTVIINTGGFKKDELLKIEERALSIGSKSHKTIDAIEEYYQNCIKYLIFGNILKNNTYPLSVSSERIFQAIKIAQYATYIQAKAIAHGSTGAGNDQIRFDIAFQIICPEKITLSPIRDMKVSRKEEIEYLQDKGVSICWDQAKYSINKGIWGTSIGGKETLTSYHDFPEEAYPTKLSRKKSENLELEFEKGELVSVNQERGKPIKNIIKIEKIASEFAIGRGIHIGDTILGIKGRVAFEASAAIIIIKAHHLLEKHILTKWQLYWKEQLSNWYGMLLHEAQYLDPVMRDIEKFLKSTQERLTGTVDVILYPYRFHLVGIKSKFDLMTSSHYNMAQYGEMNYAWTAEDVKGFTKILSNQMKMYHNLNKKEK from the coding sequence ATGAAAATAAAAGTTAGAGTATCTCATGAAGAGGATACGAAATATGCTTTCTTAATTTGCGAAAAAATTAAGGAATCAGCAAAAATAAGGGGGACTGGAATCGCAAAAAAAGATCCAGAGTATATTAAATCAAAAATGATTCATGGAAATGCGGTAATTGCTTTTTTTGATGAAAAATTAGCGGGGTTTAGCTACCTTGAAACTTTTCAGAACGAAGAATTTGTCGTTAATTCCGGTTTAATTGTTTTTCCTGAATTTAGAAAACAAGGATTAGCTAAAATTATTAAGATTGAAATTTTTAAACTTTCCAGAGAAAAATTTCCAAATTCTAAAATTTTTAGTATTACAACAAGTAATCCAGTTATTAAAATCAATACAGAATTGGGTTTTAAACCTGTTTCTTTTAGTGAATTGACTCATTCAGAAAAGTTTTGGAAAGGATGTCAAAGTTGTGCAAATTTTGATATTTTAACCAGAAATCAAAGAAAAATGTGTTTATGCACAGGTCTTTTATACAATCCGTATATGAATAAAAACAATAAAAAAGATAAAAGTTCTTTATCTACTGGAGATAAAATTGTTTTAGCTTATAGTGGTGGTTTAGATACCTCTTATTGTTTAAAATATTTAATACAGGAAAAAAAATATGAAGTTCATACAGTTATTATTAATACGGGAGGTTTTAAAAAAGATGAATTATTAAAAATTGAAGAAAGAGCTTTAAGCATTGGATCTAAATCGCACAAGACTATTGACGCTATAGAAGAATATTATCAAAATTGTATAAAATATCTTATATTCGGAAACATTCTTAAAAATAATACTTATCCACTTTCTGTAAGTTCAGAAAGAATTTTTCAGGCGATTAAAATAGCACAATACGCCACTTATATTCAAGCAAAAGCAATTGCTCATGGAAGTACAGGAGCAGGGAACGATCAAATTAGATTTGATATAGCCTTTCAAATTATTTGTCCAGAAAAAATAACTTTATCTCCGATAAGAGATATGAAGGTGTCTAGAAAAGAAGAAATTGAATATTTGCAAGATAAAGGGGTCTCCATTTGTTGGGATCAAGCTAAATATTCTATCAATAAAGGAATTTGGGGAACGAGTATAGGAGGAAAAGAGACTTTGACTTCTTATCATGATTTTCCGGAAGAAGCTTATCCAACAAAATTAAGTAGAAAAAAAAGTGAGAATTTAGAATTAGAATTTGAAAAGGGTGAATTAGTAAGTGTCAATCAAGAGAGAGGAAAACCTATAAAAAATATAATAAAAATTGAAAAAATCGCATCAGAATTTGCTATAGGAAGAGGAATCCATATAGGAGATACTATTTTGGGGATTAAAGGAAGAGTTGCGTTCGAAGCTTCAGCTGCTATTATTATTATAAAAGCTCATCATTTATTGGAAAAACATATTCTTACAAAATGGCAACTTTATTGGAAAGAACAATTATCCAATTGGTATGGGATGTTACTTCATGAAGCTCAATACTTAGATCCTGTCATGCGGGATATAGAAAAATTTCTAAAAAGCACACAAGAAAGATTAACTGGAACTGTAGATGTTATTCTTTATCCTTATAGATTTCATTTAGTAGGAATAAAATCTAAGTTTGATTTAATGACATCTTCTCATTATAATATGGCTCAATATGGAGAAATGAATTATGCTTGGACAGCTGAAGATGTTAAGGGGTTTACAAAAATTTTGAGCAATCAAATGAAAATGTATCACAATTTAAATAAAAAAGAAAAATGA
- the dnaE gene encoding DNA polymerase III subunit alpha, with translation MYLIVDTETTGLPVSYNFPITHVDNWPRIVQISWQIHDVIGDLIEFKSFIIKPDHYDIPFNAFKIHGITNEKADKYGIDLSFVLHEFKKSLDQSQCLIGHNLKFDIKVIECEFFRKKKEISFQKKKILDTKEISTSYCKLSGTGKRLKWPTLSELYQKLFGEKAPNMHNAENDVKATARSFLELLRIGIISHQDIGIKEDILFKFRNKYTTKISSSVVSFNDDHTLLEKKEKISLKNDNALNDMLKEKLKKKKYSHIHNHTHFSILYSTIDIQSLVERAIHLNMPAVGITDYGNMMGSFHFLNAIHSINKKYFPEKSIKGIIGCEVFISDNYLQKKFTKEEPDKRYQQVLLSKNKKGYHNLAKLCSLGFTKGFYAGIPRIGKKIIEKYKENLIALTGDLNSEIPYTILNYGERKAERVFLWWKDLFGDDFYIELLRHGLEAEDHVNNILLKFSEKYHVKYIIQNNTFYLDKKEANAHDILLCIKNVEKQLTPIGKGFGYRFGFPNHEFYFKSAEEMKKIFFDLPESFDFLEELVNKIESYHLSHKILLPKFKIPKSFEDPIDKIDGGNRGENRFLKKITFDGAKKRYKNITKKIQERILFELKTIEKIGYPGYFLIVHNFISQAKKMNISVGPGRGSVAGSIVAYCIEITNIDPIKYHLLFERFLNPDRISLPDIDIDFDDRGREKIIEWVVQKYGKHQVAQIITYATMGAKSSIRDTGRVLDLSLKETDRIAKMVPNMLSLKVILSKKNTIEKIINKEEMNNVQKLRDFAKNRNTLEGKVLQQAEILEGTIRSTGVHACGIIISPYDIQEYIPVSVSKESDLLLTQFDNHVVEHVGLLKMDFLGLKTLTIIKDAINIIKKRCENIPLTEDSFSLKDEKTYHLFQKGETVAVFQYESPGMQKYLRKLKPDKFDDLIAMTALYRPGPLQYIPNFISRKHGKEAITYDLPEMEEFLKETYGITIYQEQVMLIAQKIADFSKGEADILRISMGKKQKEKLNKMRNLFLHQAMKKGYPKNILEKIWKDWEYFSCYAFNKSHATCYAYIAFKTAYLKAHFPCEYMASVLSNNMQNIKQLTFFIEECKKMSISVISPDINESDSFFRVTDSNHIRFGLAGIKGIGKNAVKILLQERKKNGPYTSIFNLVKRIDLRVVNKKTLESLILSGSLDSFHIDREQYFHIGFDDKLSTLEKIIRFGSKSQKTKNKVDQPILMKCNLWSNIYKLSKEKEVLGVYTSGHPLDDFYYEIKYFTNISLEQLNKQESLLIGKKMCVCGILSKIEKKTYIKNGIKYGIFLLEDYNSSKEFKIYGQQYLKYEPFLIQNNPLYLCFSIEKSRYQKYKINILYMENLQNILKKLVHKLIIKININCLNNEFINDIEKLISQQIGNKKLNIVLYDKVDQIFLNFESIKYEININSSFLKKLEEIKGLDFCLN, from the coding sequence AAAAAGAAAATATTAGATACTAAAGAAATTTCTACTTCTTATTGCAAACTATCAGGAACTGGAAAAAGACTGAAATGGCCAACATTATCTGAATTATATCAAAAACTTTTTGGAGAAAAAGCTCCAAACATGCATAATGCCGAAAATGATGTAAAAGCTACAGCTCGTTCTTTTTTAGAATTATTACGTATCGGAATAATATCACATCAAGATATAGGGATAAAGGAAGATATTCTGTTTAAATTCAGAAATAAATATACTACAAAAATTTCTTCTTCTGTAGTTTCTTTTAATGATGATCATACTTTATTAGAAAAAAAAGAAAAAATTTCATTAAAAAATGACAATGCATTAAATGATATGTTGAAAGAAAAATTGAAAAAAAAAAAATATTCTCATATCCATAATCATACCCATTTTTCTATTCTTTATTCAACTATAGATATTCAGTCTCTAGTAGAAAGAGCTATACATTTAAATATGCCAGCTGTAGGTATAACTGATTATGGAAATATGATGGGATCTTTTCATTTTTTAAATGCTATTCATTCCATAAATAAAAAATATTTTCCAGAAAAATCAATCAAAGGGATCATAGGTTGCGAAGTATTTATTTCAGATAATTATTTACAAAAAAAATTTACTAAAGAAGAACCGGATAAACGATATCAACAAGTTCTTTTATCTAAAAATAAAAAAGGTTATCATAATTTAGCGAAACTTTGTTCATTAGGTTTTACAAAAGGTTTTTATGCTGGAATTCCTAGAATTGGAAAAAAAATTATAGAAAAATATAAGGAAAATTTAATTGCTCTTACCGGAGATTTAAATTCAGAAATTCCATATACTATTCTGAATTATGGTGAAAGAAAAGCAGAGAGAGTTTTCTTATGGTGGAAGGATCTTTTTGGAGATGATTTTTATATAGAATTGTTGCGTCATGGTTTAGAAGCTGAAGATCATGTCAATAATATATTACTAAAATTTTCAGAAAAATATCATGTAAAATATATTATACAAAATAACACTTTTTATTTAGATAAAAAAGAAGCAAATGCTCATGATATTTTACTTTGTATAAAAAATGTAGAAAAACAATTAACCCCTATAGGAAAAGGGTTCGGTTATAGATTTGGTTTTCCAAACCATGAATTTTATTTCAAGAGTGCAGAAGAAATGAAAAAAATTTTTTTTGATTTACCAGAATCTTTTGATTTTCTAGAGGAATTAGTTAATAAAATTGAATCTTATCATCTTTCACACAAAATATTACTTCCAAAGTTTAAGATTCCAAAATCTTTTGAAGATCCTATAGACAAAATAGATGGAGGAAATAGAGGAGAAAATCGTTTTCTAAAAAAAATAACTTTTGATGGGGCCAAAAAACGTTATAAAAATATTACTAAAAAAATTCAAGAAAGAATTCTTTTTGAATTAAAAACAATAGAAAAAATTGGCTATCCTGGTTATTTTCTCATTGTTCATAATTTTATTTCTCAAGCTAAAAAAATGAATATTTCAGTCGGCCCTGGTAGAGGATCAGTAGCAGGATCTATTGTTGCTTATTGTATAGAAATAACCAATATAGATCCAATAAAATATCATCTTCTTTTCGAACGATTTTTAAATCCGGACAGAATTTCTTTACCAGATATTGATATTGATTTTGATGACAGGGGACGTGAGAAAATTATTGAATGGGTTGTTCAAAAATATGGGAAACATCAAGTTGCACAAATTATAACATATGCAACTATGGGGGCGAAATCATCCATTAGAGATACCGGACGTGTATTAGATTTATCTCTAAAAGAAACAGATCGTATCGCAAAAATGGTTCCTAATATGCTTTCATTAAAAGTAATTTTATCTAAAAAAAACACCATAGAAAAGATAATCAATAAAGAAGAGATGAATAATGTACAAAAATTGAGGGATTTTGCAAAAAATAGAAATACATTGGAAGGTAAAGTTTTACAACAAGCAGAAATTTTAGAAGGAACTATAAGAAGTACAGGAGTACACGCTTGTGGGATCATAATCAGTCCATATGATATTCAAGAATATATTCCAGTATCTGTGTCAAAAGAATCAGATTTATTGCTTACGCAATTTGATAATCATGTGGTAGAACATGTTGGATTATTGAAAATGGATTTTTTGGGATTAAAAACCCTTACTATTATTAAAGACGCTATAAATATTATCAAAAAAAGATGTGAAAATATTCCTCTTACAGAGGATTCATTTTCTCTCAAAGATGAGAAAACTTATCATCTTTTTCAAAAAGGAGAAACTGTAGCCGTTTTTCAATATGAATCTCCAGGAATGCAAAAATATTTACGTAAGTTAAAACCTGATAAATTTGATGATTTAATTGCAATGACCGCATTGTATAGACCAGGTCCTTTACAATACATTCCTAATTTCATATCTAGAAAACATGGAAAAGAAGCAATTACCTATGATTTACCAGAAATGGAGGAATTTTTGAAAGAAACTTACGGAATAACAATATATCAAGAGCAAGTCATGTTAATAGCCCAAAAAATAGCTGATTTTAGTAAAGGAGAAGCGGATATTCTTAGAATATCTATGGGAAAAAAACAAAAAGAAAAACTCAATAAAATGAGAAATTTATTTCTACATCAAGCTATGAAAAAAGGTTATCCTAAAAATATTTTAGAAAAAATATGGAAAGATTGGGAATATTTTTCTTGTTATGCTTTTAATAAATCTCATGCGACATGTTATGCCTATATAGCTTTTAAAACTGCTTATTTAAAAGCACATTTTCCATGTGAATATATGGCTTCTGTATTAAGCAATAATATGCAGAACATTAAACAGCTTACTTTTTTTATAGAAGAATGCAAAAAAATGAGTATATCTGTAATCAGTCCAGATATAAATGAAAGTGATTCTTTTTTTAGAGTAACTGATTCTAATCATATTAGATTTGGTCTTGCGGGAATAAAAGGAATTGGAAAGAATGCTGTAAAAATTCTTCTTCAAGAAAGAAAAAAAAACGGACCCTATACCTCTATTTTTAATCTGGTTAAAAGAATAGATTTACGTGTAGTGAATAAAAAAACTTTAGAAAGTTTAATTTTATCTGGATCTTTAGACAGTTTTCATATTGATAGAGAACAATATTTTCATATTGGATTTGATGATAAATTAAGTACTTTAGAAAAAATTATTAGATTTGGGTCCAAATCACAAAAAACAAAAAATAAAGTAGATCAACCTATTCTCATGAAATGTAATTTATGGAGTAATATATATAAATTATCTAAAGAAAAAGAAGTATTAGGTGTTTATACTTCTGGACATCCTTTAGATGATTTTTATTATGAAATAAAATATTTTACGAATATCTCTTTAGAACAATTAAATAAGCAAGAATCTCTACTTATAGGAAAAAAAATGTGTGTATGTGGAATTTTATCCAAAATAGAAAAAAAAACATATATAAAAAATGGAATTAAATATGGTATTTTCTTATTAGAAGATTATAATTCTTCTAAAGAATTCAAAATTTACGGACAACAATATTTGAAATATGAACCTTTTTTGATTCAAAATAATCCGTTGTATTTATGTTTTTCTATTGAAAAATCAAGATATCAAAAATATAAAATAAATATTTTATATATGGAAAATTTACAAAATATTTTAAAAAAATTGGTACATAAACTTATAATTAAAATCAATATAAACTGTTTAAATAATGAATTTATTAATGATATTGAAAAACTTATTTCTCAACAAATAGGAAATAAGAAATTGAATATAGTTCTTTATGATAAAGTAGATCAAATTTTTTTAAATTTTGAATCTATAAAATATGAAATTAATATTAATTCAAGTTTTTTAAAAAAATTGGAAGAAATAAAAGGGTTAGATTTTTGTTTAAACTAA